From the genome of Alosa alosa isolate M-15738 ecotype Scorff River chromosome 18, AALO_Geno_1.1, whole genome shotgun sequence, one region includes:
- the LOC125311907 gene encoding LOW QUALITY PROTEIN: zinc finger protein 835-like (The sequence of the model RefSeq protein was modified relative to this genomic sequence to represent the inferred CDS: inserted 1 base in 1 codon), with the protein MPGRRAARKAGPPADSSDSDEEWTPSLERRPPVWGPRPPKLHPQHPSKTIYKSRHTDEYIDAKRETHSNWMRYVNCARDGEEQNLVAFQYRGGILHRCCKPIVPGEELLVWYGEDYARDLGLSFDNLWDIKSSGKEATASQVFSCSLCPFSYTAQIYLHKQIKRSHVDEYVRLLRSGEIRSETLAPSTISSSNHNTQQNSATGKVTHPHSKQRGAIDQRGHPCTQCGKSFTQEGHLKLHQRTHTGERPYRCTQCGKSFTHRCTQCGKSFTQEGHLKLHQRTHTGERPYRCTQCGKSFTQEGSLKLHQXLHTGERPHHTQCGKSFTQEGHLKLHQRTHTGERPYRCTQCGKSFTGQRDLKRHQRTHTGERPYHCTQCGKSFTREGSLKLHQRTHTGERPYHCTQCGKSFTYSGSSDSSGRSERPALNHQHHL; encoded by the exons ATGCCAGGAAGGAGGGCTGCCAGGAAGGCCGGCCCCCCTGCTGACAGCAGCGACTCAGATGAAGAGTGGACACCCAGCCTGGAGAGGAGGcctccag TGTGGGGTCCACGGCCCCCCAAACTTCACCCCCAACACCCCAGCAAAACG ATATACAAGAGTCGCCACACAGATGAGTACATCGACGCCAAGAGAGAAACTCACTCCAACTGGATGAG GTATGTGAACTGTGCTCGTGATGGTGAGGAGCAGAACCTGGTGGCGTTTCAGTACAGAGGGGGGATTTTACACCGCTGCTGCAAGCCCATCGTCCCAGGAGAGGAGCTGCTTGTCTGGTATGGAGAGGACTACGCCAGAGACCTGGGCCTCAGCTTTGACAATCTGTGGGACATCAAGAGCAGCGGCAAAG AGGCGACAGCGTCTCAGGTGTTTTCCTGCTCCCTGTGTCCATTTTCCTACACGGCTCAGATCTACCTGCACAAGCAAATCAAGAGGAGCCACGTGGACGAGTATGTGCGACTGCTGAGGTCTGGAGAGATCAGATCAGAGACGCTGGCACCCTCCACAATCAGCAGCAGcaaccacaacacacaacagaacTCAGCAACCGGTAAAGTCACACATCCCCATTCAAAACAGAGAGGAGCAATTGACCAGAGAGGTCACCCCTGCACTCAGTGTGGCAAGAGCTTCACTCAAGAGGGACATCTCAAACTACACCAGCGcactcacacaggagagaggccgTACCGCTGCACTCAGTGTGGCAAGAGCTTCACTCACCGCTGCACTCAGTGTGGCAAGAGCTTCACTCAAGAGGGACATCTCAAACTACACCAGCGcactcacacaggagagaggccgTACCGCTGCACTCAGTGTGGCAAGAGCTTCACTCAAGAGGGAAGTCTCAAACTACACC CACtccacacaggagagaggccgcATCACACTCAGTGTGGCAAGAGCTTCACTCAAGAGGGACATCTCAAACTACACCAGCGcactcacacaggagagaggccgTACCGCTGCACTCAGTGTGGCAAGAGCTTCACTGGACAGCGTGATCTCAAACGTCACCAGCGcactcacacaggagagaggccgTACCACTGCACTCAGTGTGGCAAGAGCTTCACTCGAGAGGGAAGTCTCAAACTACACCAGCGcactcacacaggagagaggccgTACCACTGCACTCAGTGTGGCAAGAGCTTCACTTATTCAGG